The Daucus carota subsp. sativus chromosome 2, DH1 v3.0, whole genome shotgun sequence genome includes a window with the following:
- the LOC108209719 gene encoding ATP-dependent DNA helicase homolog RECG, chloroplastic isoform X3, translating to MALTVSFVQSCSVSFSEKCLRSAIIFEAERGYTNALGRKMRFNSFLFSKVSKLCSRSKHKFAESLLKEVGSYERASITDRSKLLNKVSILMGYSDLNELFENESVPTISGLNQEAAAGDFSFARKRFPSIILGQSPKVKLYDENTLHERIDHAAGQIFSGSSGTGEIWLSQAASLRVEKSSSSKEETSYTSPLRANSQTSMAEPKLVPEPLVDDAPSGTTLEIQQTALSVNLFLDKPISFIPKLSKKHSSQLENCGLHTLRKLLHHFPRTYADLHDAQIGIEDGQYFSFVGKVLSSRGVRASFNLSFLEVVVGCEIVEINSTSEQFTDEIDYKKKKTVYLHLMKFFRGTRFTFQPFLKSLQAKHKEGEIVCVSGKVRSMHAKDHYEMREYNMDVIPDGNASNASGTERPYPIYPSKGGVNPNILKSIISRVLQVLPGEIDPIPRNITEEFGLVPLRDAYLGIHQPENIDAADLARRRLIFDDFFYLQLGRLFQMLEGLRTQIEKDKLLDKYRKPELNVVFAEDWCNLTKHFLGALPYSLTRSQLNAASEIIWDLKRQIPMYRLLQGDVGCGKTVVAFLACMEVIASGFQAAFMVPTELLAVQHYEHLLNLLENMGNEHDKPSVALLTGSTPSKQSRLIREGLRAGNISLVIGTHSLIAEKVEFLALRIAVVDEQHRFGVIQRGRFNSKLYFNSLSSTLAGNDSSASPKGEYMAPHILAMSATPIPRTLALALYGDMSLTQITDLPPGRIPIETCIIEGSESGFSKVYQVMLDELEAGGKIYLVYPVIELSEQLPQLRAASADFETISSKFRDYNCGLLHGKMKSDEKDEALRRFRSGETHILLATQVIEIGVDVPDASMMVVMNAERFGMAQLHQLRGRVGRGVRKSKCILVASSVSSLSRLKVLESSQDGFHLASMDLILRGPGDLLGKKQSGHLPDFPIARLEIDGNILQDAHAAALETLGMSHDLEKFPELKAELSMRQPLCILGD from the exons ATGGCTCTGACTGTCTCCTTTGTGCAATCTTGTAGTGTG TCTTTCAGTGAGAAATGTCTGAGAAGTGCTATCATATTTGAAGCTGAGAGAGGCTATACGAATGCCTTGGGAAGGAAAATGAG GTTTAACAGTTTCCTTTTCTCTAAGGTTTCAAAATTGTGCTCTCGATCAAAGCATAAGTTTGCAGAAAGCTTGTTAAAGGAGGTGGGAAGTTATGAGCGCGCAAGCATTACAGACCGATCCAAGCTGCTAAATAAG GTATCTATCCTGATGGGCTACAGTGATCTAAATGAGTTATTTGAGAATGAAAGCGTACCGACAATATCTGGCTTGAACCAAGAAGCTGCAGCTGGTGATTTTAGTTTTGCACGTAAACGTTTTCCTTCTATCATCTTAGGTCAATCTCCAAAAGTGAAGTTGTATGATGAGAACACCCTACATGAAAGGATTGACCATGCAGCAGGTCAGATTT TTTCAGGTAGTAGTGGCACAGGTGAAATATGGCTTTCTCAAGCTGCCAGCCTTCGTGTTGAAAAATCTTCTTCTTCAAAGGAAGAAACATCTTATACTTCTCCTTTGCGTGCGAACTCCCAGACTTCGATGGCTGAACCTAAGCTAGTTCCAGAACCCTTGGTTGATGATGCTCCCAGTGGAACTACACTTGAAATTCAGCAAACTGCTTTATCAGTTAACTTATTTCTGGACAAACCTATAAGTTTCATCCCTAAATTGAGTAAGAAGCATAGCAGTCAGTTGGAAAATTGTGGTTTACACACG CTGCGAAAGCTGCTTCACCATTTCCCTAGGACCTATGCCGATCTACATGATGCACAAATAGGAATAGAGGACGGGCAGTACTTCAGCTTTGTTGGCAAAGTTTTATCCTCAAG AGGAGTGAGGGCTAGCTTTAACTTATCCTTTCTTGAGGTTGTAGTGGGCTGTGAGATTGTGGAGATCAATTCAACTTCTGAACAGTTCACAGATGAAATTGattacaaaaaaaagaaaactgtTTACCTACATTTGATGAAATTCTTCCGCGGGACTCGTTTCACATTTCAGCCATTTCTCAAAAGTCTTCAGGCTAAGCATAAGGAGGGAGAAATTGTCTGTGTTAGTGGTAAG GTGAGGTCTATGCATGCCAAAGACCACTATGAGATGAGGGAATACAATATGGATGTTATTCCAGATGGAAATGCCTCAAATGCTTCTGGAACAGAGAGACCATATCCAATTTATCCTTCGAAAGGTGGCGTAAACCCGAATATTCTTAAAAGTATAATCTCAAG GGTGCTACAGGTCTTGCCTGGCGAAATTGATCCTATTCCAAGAAATATCACTGAGGAATTTGGACTTGTACCCCTCCGGGAT GCTTATCTAGGAATACACCAGCCAGAGAACATAGATGCGGCTGATTTAGCTCGTAGGAGGCTCATCTTTGATGACTTCTTTTATCTTCAG TTAGGACGTCTGTTCCAAATGCTTGAGGGACTCAGAACACAAATAGAGAAGGACAAATTGCTTGATAAGTACAGGAAGCCTGAATTGAATGTGGTTTTTGCTGAAGACTGGTGCAATCTTACCAAGCATTTTTTAGGGGCCCTTCCGTATTCACTTACACGTAGTCAACTGAATGCAGCTTCAGAAATTATCTGGGACCTTAAGCGGCAGATTCCCATGTATCGCCTTTTACAG GGTGATGTTGGTTGTGGGAAAACTGTGGTAGCTTTCTTGGCATGCATGGAAGTCATTGCCTCAGGTTTTCAG GCTGCTTTTATGGTTCCCACCGAGTTGCTTGCGGTCCAGCACTATGAGCACCTTCTTAATTTGCTAGAGAATATGGGGAATGAGCATGACAAACCTTCTGTTGCTTTATTGACTGGGTCAACACCATCAAAACAGTCACGGCTAATTCGTGAG GGTCTGCGAGCCGGCAACATCTCATTGGTCATTGGAACTCACAGTTTGATTGCAGAAAAAGTAGAATTCTTAGCTTTACGCATTGCTGTGGTGGACGAGCAACACCGTTTTGGTGTGATTCAGAGAGGAAGGTTCAACAGCAAG TTATATTTTAACTCTCTGAGTTCGACACTAGCTGGAAATGATTCAAGTGCCTCGCCCAAGGGCGAGTATATGGCTCCTCATATTCTCGCTATGTCGGCTACCCCAATTCCAAGGACACTTGCTCTGGCCTTGTATGGTGATATGTCCTTGACCCAA ATCACTGATTTACCTCCTGGAAGGATACCTATAGAGACATGTATTATTGAAGGAAGTGAATCTGGCTTTTCGAAGGTCTACCAG GTTATGTTGGATGAACTAGAAGCAGGAGGAAAAATATATCTGGTGTATCCGGTAATTGAGCTCTCTGAACAGCTTCCTCAACTTCGTGCGGCTTCTGCTGATTTTGAAACTATATCTAGTAAGTTCAGAGATTATAATTGTGGGCTGCTGCATGGGAAAATGAAGAGTGACGAGAAAGATGAAGCATTGAGACGTTTTAGATCTGGTGAAACTCATATACTGCTAGCTACACAAGTTATCGAGATCGGTGTGGATGTTCCAGATGCATCTATGATGGTTGTTATGAATGCTGAAAGATTTGGAATGGCTCAATTGCACCAACTTAGAGGACGAGTAGGTCGTGGAGTGCGAAAATCAAAATGTATACTAGTAGCGTCTTCCGTCAGTAGCTTAAGTCGGTTGAAGGTGCTTGAGAGCTCGCAAGATGGTTTTCACCTTGCAAGCATGGATCTTATTCTTCGTGGACCTGGTGACTTACTTGGTAAGAAACAGTCAGGACACCTTCCAGATTTTCCTATTGCCAGACTGGAGATAGATGGGAATATTCTACAAGATGCACATGCCGCCGCCTTG GAAACTTTAGGCATGTCCCATGATTTGGAGAAATTCCCTGAGCTTAAAGCAGAACTTAGCATGAGACAGCCGCTTTGCATTCTTGGTGATTAA